The sequence GAAATAAAGTAGAAGAAAGTGCTGAGATAATTATTGGTAAAAATAGAAATGGCCCAACTGGAACTATTGAGTTGGTATTTCAATCTATTTATACTCGTTTTGTGGAAAAAACACACAATCATCCTGCTGAGATGGTAACTTTTGAGGGGTGATGTGAATTTATGTGATTAAATTTGAGATTTATTCACATATTGATTTAAATTCACATTAATAGTTAAATTTATATAATTTAATCTGTGATTAAATAAGGTTTAAAGCTTGAATTAATGGGTATTTGACTAGATTTTCACATAGTGAAAAAACAGTGAATAACTTTTTTAAATTTGACTTTTTAAAGCAGTAATCTTATGATACTTAAGATAAAATTTAGTATAATGCTAAAAAGCACGAAGGAGATATATGCAAAATTATGACAAAGAGGCTGAAGCACAGGCATTTGAAGAGTTTCAGCGTGAATTAGAGGCTAGATTTAAAGCCGAGGGTACTCCATCAAATTTTATAAAAAATATTGTAGCACTTAGTGCTATAAATTTTAGATTAGCAAAGGCTGTGTATGATTTAAAAAGCAATACTAAATTTGATGTATTTGCTGGTAAGACAAATTTGGATATAAATATAATAAATACCGAGCTTAAAGAGCCAATTTATACTGAGTCTCCAGCAGCTCATACAAATGCGATGTTGGAAAAATTTAAAGATGAATATGCACTATATCCATCGCTATTTTTCTTTGGACTTGGAAATGGAAATTTTTATACCAAATTACTACAAAACCAAACCCATGAAAAGATTATAGTATTTGAACCAGAGATTGAGATTATATTTATAGCATTTAATCTTTGTGATTTTGGTGCTGATATATTTAATGAGAGATTTATCGTGGCTCATCCAGATTATTTTAGAAGTGGTCAAATGGAAGTTTTATGCCATTACCCAGCAGTTGTAGCAAATATTAGAAATTATGATTTTCATGTTTATAGTGATTATTATGCTAAAAATTATGGCCAAATAGCAGAAAAAATCAATAAAAAACTTATAGAATTATCATCTAAAATGATTCTAAATATGGGTAATGATGCTTACGATAATTTACTTGGTATCAAACATGTTGTGGCAAATATGCCTCATATTTATAGTGGAATTCAGTTAAAAGATATAATTGAATTAAATCAAGGCAAAAATAAGACAGCTATAATAGCCTCTACTGGTCCAAGTCTAAATAAACAGATTGAGCTTTTAAGAAAGGTCGCACCACACGCATTAATTTTAATTCCAGATGCTTCATATCATGTGCTTAAGATAAATGGTATTAAGCCTGATTTTATAACTACAATGGAGAGAGTAGAGAAGACTAGCGAGTTTTTCCAAAGCCAGCCAAGTCAGTTTGATGATAATATAATATTTATAGCAGCATCTCTTACGCATCCCCAAACTAGCAAAAATTTAGAAGGGCGAAATCGCACTTATGCTCATAGGCCAATTAGATTTGAGTTTATCTTAAAAGATGAGATTCCATTTATGTGTAAAGGGCCTAGCTCAGCACACTTTGCTCTTGATATGGCTCTTAGACTTAAATGCGAAAGAATTATATTTATCGGTCAAGACCTTGCCTTTGGTAAAGATGGAGCTAGCCATGCTAAGGGAAATATATTTGAAAATTATATAAAAGAAGATGGTACTATAACAATTAATCCAAATGCTAGACAAAGACCACAAACTGCCATAGCGTACGGTGGAGATGGTGAAGTAAAAACTACTGATGTTTGGAATTTCTTCCGTGGGTATTTTGAATCTATGATGGAGCCAACTCATTATGATTATGCATTTAAAGTCTATAACGCTACTGAAGGTGGAGCTAGAATTCATGGAATGATAGAAAAGCCATTTAGTGAATTAGTAGATGAAATATTGGCCGAAAATAGTATTAAAACAGTAATCAAGCCTGAGCCAATTAGTCTTGAAGAATCAAAAGCAGTAATAAAACATCAAAAGGCATTAGTAGAAAATCTGATCAAATATGGTCTAGAAAAGCAAAAGCTTTGTGAAGAGTTATTTAAAAAGATTAGCAAAGCTGTAGAAAATGCTAATCGTGATATCTCTCGTGGCAAAGAGCCTCATTATCCTAAATTTTATGAATTAAAAGAGAGAATTGATAGATTTAAAAATAACTTTAAGAACGATGAGGTTTTTGATACTGTTTATTACCATGTAGCAAGTAACTTTTGTATTCATCAAGAGATGGAATTTGGCGAATTAATGGTAAAACCTGAACGCACCAAAAATGATAAAGATAAAAAGATATTTGAGTATGTAAGGCAGCATGGATACTATTTCTTTAGTCTTGCTGGAATGATTGAAGCTGCTAGAGATACAATGAAAGAGTCACTGCAAAGCTGGGATGAAGAGAATAAATCCTAGCTTAGTAAAGCTAGTTTAGTAGCTAAATTTTAGCCTTGCAAATGTGATTTAAAAAGCACTCATTACACTTTGGTTTGAGTGCTTTGCATGTGTAGCGTCCATGTAGTACCATTGCTTGATGTAAAGTATTAAGCTCAGTTTTAAAAGCTTTAACCAAATCTATCTCAGTAGCTTCTGGCGTTTTAGCTTTGCTAAGCCCAAGTCTATGCGAGACACGAAAAACATGGGTATCAACTGCCATTAAATTTGCATTTTGATACTCAATAAGTACTACATGAGCTGTCTTTTGTCCTACGCCAGCAAGTTTTACTAAGCTTTTTTCATCTAATGGAATCTCTCCGCCAAATTCGCTAATAACTGAATTTGCCATTTTGATTAAATTTATAGCCTTATTGTTAAAAAAGCTACAACTATTTATTAGCAGTTTTAGACTTGATAAATTTGCTTTAGCAAGTGAATGTGCGTCTGGATAAGCCTCAAATAGTGCTGGTGTGATTAAATTTACTCTTTTATCAGTGCATTGGGCTGAGAGCATTACAGCTACTAAAAGCTCATATAGATTTTTAAAATTTAACTCAGTCTTTGCTCCGCTAAAATGCTCTAAAAATAGCGCTTTTATCTCATTTATATCTTTTTTACTTCTCATGTTTTAATTATAACAAAATATAAAAAACATAATCTAAATTCAATAAGATATAATCAAATTTATAGTATAATACTGGACTTATTTTAAAATTTAATACTGAAGGAAAACAGATGAAAAAAGGTCTATTTCTAGCTCTTAGCTTAGCTGCTACTATGAGTTTAAATGCAGCGGTTTTAGCAACTGTAAATGGTGAGGAGATTACTGATAAAGATTTAGCTCCACTACTTGGTGCGCATGGTGCAGATTTTGATAAAATTCCAGATCAAATGAAAAAACAATTAATAGATATGGCTATTAATGGTCAATTGATTTTAGAACAAGCTAAAAAAGATGGTGTTGAAAAAACAAAAGAGTATAAAGAAGCTCTTGAATTTAGCCAAGACAATGTTTTAAGAAATGTTTGGACACAAAATGAATATAAAAAAGTAAAAATCTCTGAAGCTGATGTAAAAGCATTTTATGATAAAAATAAAGATACAATTTTTGTCAGTCCAGCTCAAACAAAAGCAAAACATATCTTAGTGGGTACTCAAAAAGAGGCTGAAGATATAATCGCACAGCTAAAAGGTTTAAAAGGTGATGCACTAACAGCTAAATTTAGCGAACTAGCTAAAACTAAATCAATAGACAAAGGTAGTGCTATGAATGGTGGCGAGCTAGGTTGGTTTGATGAGTCTAGAATGGTTCCTTCATTTAGCAAGGCTGCATTTGCTCTAAAAAATGGAACAATCACTATAAAACCAGTTAAGAGTGAATTTGGATATCATGTAATCTTAAAAGAGGATTCAAAAGCTAAAACAACAGTATCATATGATAAAGTTAAAAAGAACATAGAAGAGCAATTAAGAAGTGAAAAATTTAGAACTGTAATGCAAGACAAAATGAACGAACTAAGACAAGGTGCAAAAATAGAATACAAATAATAGGGGTATGATATGGGAGTAACAAATATCGTTAAACCTGGCGTAGTCTGGGGTGAGGATCTTAGCAAGTTATATGAGTATGCTAAAAGTGAAGGCTTTGCAATTCCAGCAGTTAATGTCGTAGGAAGTCACTCTATAAATGCAGTAATGGAAGCAGCCAAAAAAGCAAATTCGCCTGTTATAGTACAATTTAGTAATGGCGGCGCAAGCTATTACGCTGGTAAGGCTTGCCCAAATGGTGATGTACTTGGTGCTATAGCTGGAGCTAAACAGGTTCATCTACTAGCTCAAGCATATGGAATTCCTGTGGTTTTACATACTGATCATGCTGCTAGAAAGCTTTTACCGTGGATTGATTCTCTTATAGAGGCTAGTCGCGAAAATATTAAAAGTTGCAAAGTTCCTTTATTTAGCTCACATATGCTAGATCTAAGCGAAGAGCCATTAGAAGAGAATTTGGCTACTTGTCAAGAGTATTTAAAAACTCTAAGCGACATTGGCATAGCACTTGAGATTGAACTTGGTGTAACTGGCGGTGAAGAAGATGGCGTAGATAATACAAATGTAGATAATGCGCTTTTATACACTCAGCCTGAAGATGTAGCCATAGCATACGAAAGACTTGGCAAGATTAGTGATAAATTTAGCATAGCTGCAAGTTTTGGTAATGTGCATGGTGTCTATAAACCAGGTAATGTTGTGCTTCGTCCAGAGATTCTTAAAAATTCTCAAGAGTATATTAAGAGTAAATTTAATACATCTAGCAATAAACCAGTAAATTTTGTATTTCATGGTGGCAGCGGTAGCGAGTTAGCTGATATTAAAGCAGCAGTAAGCTACGGTGTGATTAAGATGAATATCGATACTGATACTCAATGGGCTTTTTGGGATGGTGTGCGTGGATATGAGGCTAAAAATCATGACTATTTACAAGGTCAAATAGGAAACCCAGAAGGTAGCGATAAGCCAAATAAAAAATACTATGATCCTAGAAAATGGCTAAGAGAAGGCGAAGAAAGTATGGTAAAAAGACTTTTAGAAGCTTTTGAGGATTTAAACTGTATTAATAAAAATTAAATTATTTAGCCAAAGATATCTTTGGCTAAATTACTTTAAGCTTAGCTATCTTTGATGGTTAAACTTAGTGTAATTAAAAGGAAATTTAAATGGAAAAAGAGAGCGAACTTGGCGAGATATATCTGCCTGAAAGCGGAAATAGACAGAGTAAATTTGTATATTTTAAAATTGTATTAGTACCTATTTTGGTATATATAATGTGTATACTGTGCTATTTTGATATTATAAAATTTAAAGTTGGACTTGATATTGTTATTATTATGGGACTTATGCTTGTTGTAGCATTAGCTTTTGCTAGACATAGTGCTGAGCTTGGGTGTTGCCTATTTGAACAAAAAAAAGATATATTTAAAAAAGAGCTAAAAAATTATATCATTAAAACTCTACTTACAATTGGTAAGGAGAGAAAGTCAAATGGCAGCTTTGATGAATTTGCTTCTAGATACTCTAAAGATGTGCGAAATGACAACTTTGCAACTGTGGCGACTGGAGTTTTTCCTATGCTTGGAGTTTTTGGGACATTTGTGAGTATTGGGATATCTATGCCGGTTTTAAGCTCAGCTGATATGCTTAGTTTAGAGAGCGAGATTACTCAATTATTTGCAGGTATTGGGGCATCTTTTTATTTGTGTGCTTATGGGATATTTTTAGCGCTTTGGTGGATATTTTTTGAGCGATATGGCATTAGTAGATTTGAGAGACTAATTGCTAGACAAAAGAATGCTACGATGTCGTTTTTTTGGACTTCTGATGAGATTCAAAAAAGATATATGCAAGAGACATTAGGTAGCTTTGAGAAAATTGGAGTAATATTTGATTATGTTAGTAAACAAGAATTTTTCAAAGAGCTTGATAATGTTGTGCAGAAAAAATTTGATAATTTTACTAAGCTTTTACAGACTGAAGAGGAAGCTGTAAAAGTAAGTGGTGAGCATATTAAACAGACAATGGATATGCTAATAAGATCACAAAGAGATCAAAAAGATATGATTAAGATTCATGCTGAAATTATTAATGTTTTAAATTTATTCAATAGCAATATAAAAGAGTTACAAATTAGATGGAGCGAGAGTTATGCAAGGCTGCAAAGCATTAGCGATGAGAAAGTTGCAAAGCTTGATAAAACTGTTTATAATCTAGGTATGAATATCATCAAATTTGAAAGATCGCTAGAGGAGTTTAGTGTAAATATTCTTGAGAAGCAGCAGCTTGCTTTAGATGGGTTTAAGATTGCTATTGTCGATGGTATGCAAGCATTTAAAGATGCATTTGATGAGGAGAGCGTAGGTAAAGATAGTAGTACTGTTATTGTTGAAGAGCTTAAAAAAAGTATCCAAGAGATAGATAATGAAGCAAATATCGCCCTAGAGATGCTAGAAAAAACTGACTTTGAAACCATCTTAAAATCAGATGAAGAAGAATCAAAATCAAGTGATGAGAAGAAAGATTGATGAGAATTAATATATCAAATGATGAGAGATCAAGCTTTTGGCTTAGCTATATTGGACTTATAACAGGGTTATTTTTTATCTTTGTTTTAGTAGTTGGGGTAGTAGTTGTACGATACTCCATCTCTGCTTCAAATTTAGCATACCTCCAAAAGGATTTAAATGATAATATCGCTTCTTTAAATGCTGCAAATAAGGAGTTAAATAAAAAGCACGAGAGCATTAAAAGCTTTATTGAGCAACTAAAATCAAATCCTGATAGTAATAATATTGAGCAGCTTTATTTAAATTTAAATAAAGAACTAAGTAAAGCAACATCAACTATAAATAATAGCTTGGATGTGATTAGTTTAAAAAATGATGAACTAACAGCACATATTAATAAGCAAGAGGAGTTAATAAACGATCTAAATAATCAAATCAATCAGCGAGATATTCAAATAGATGCTATTGAAAACGACTTACAAAATTATAAAAGCAGCTTAGAAAACTATACAAAAATTAGAGAAAATATCGCTTTATCTCTTAAGTCCAAGCTAGTAAATATAGCGCAGATAGATCCTAAAACTGCTGAGATTACTATGGATGCAGCAAAGATTTTTAACATTAACTCATCAGTTATTAGGGATGATGCCAAATTTGACCTACGTCGAATTTTTAAGGTATATTTAGATCATATGCTAAGTTCTGAAGTAGTGCAAAATATCAATAAAATTATCATTGAATGTCATACAGATAGCGATGGTGGATATATGCATAATCTAGATTTATCCCAAAAACGAGCGTTAGAGATTATGAAATTTGCCTACGCAATTTATAAAAATGAAAGTTTAAGTAGATATTTGGTTGCTATTGGAAAAAGTAATAGTGAGCCAATATTAAAAGATGGTCTAGAAGACCCAGTAGCAAGCTTTAGGATAAAAATTAAATTTGATTTACAAGATCCTAAATATTTCATTGATAAGGTTTTAAATCAGCGTGTCAATTGAACCAATCTACTTTAGAGGGCGTAGATTTTGGGTTTTGCGAGATGATTTAATAGGTGGCGAGTTTAATGGTAATAAAGCTAGAAAGCTTGCCTTTTTGCTAAACTCAAATTTAAACCACATAAATCGCATAATTTCATATGGCTCAAGCCAGTCAAATGCTATGTATTCTATTAGTCTTTTGGCTAAAATGCGTGGAGTTAAATTTATATATTTTACCAATCATATTTGTGATTTTTTATTAAATAATCCATGTGGAAATTATGCTTACGCATTAAAAAATGGTATGGATATTAAAATAAGTGCTAACCCATCAAAATCAGCTCAAGATGAATGTAAATCAAGCACAGATCTTTTCATTCCTGAGGGTGTAGCAATGCGCGAAGCCGAGCTTGGATTTAAAGAACAAGCTAAGATAATTATGGATTTTGCCAAAAAAAATGGCATAAAATTTGATATATTTTTGCCTAGTGGGACAGGGTGTAGTGCGGCATTTTTAGCTAAAAATTTAAATGATATGTCTGTTTGGAGCGTGCCTTGTGTAGGCGATGCGAAGTATTTAAAAGAGCAAATTTCAACCCTTGATCCATTTAATAAGGTTAAGATATTAAATCCACCTAAAAAATATCATTTTGGTAAGTTGTATCTTGAAATTTATGAGATATATAAAGAGCTTTTAGATAGCAATATAGAGTTTGAATTACTGTATGATGGAGTAGGGTGGCTTACTTTGATGAATAATTTAGATAAATTTCAAAATGAAATTTTATACATTCATCAGGGTGGAATATTAGGAAATATTACGCTTTTAGATAGGTATAAACGAAAATTTAATTAATGAATTTATATTTAGTTATTATATTTTAGATATACTTTTTTAGCTAAATCGTATCATTTAGCTCTTAATTAAACAAGATAAAATAAGGAGGAATAAAGTAGTATAGTTGATATTATTTATCAATTATAATTTTATATAAATTTGAATTTAATCTTTTTATGGTGCTAAAAAAAGAGCTTTTAAAAATATTTTTGATAATTATAATCAAAATAAGCTAAAATTTATAATAGCTAGATTATAATAACAATTATCAAAAATACTACAAAGGCAAGAGATGTCAGTATTAGTAATAGGCGCAGATGAGATAGCACCGATTAGGGCAGTTTTACAAGGTTTAGGCGTTAGCAAGATAGAGCATTGGGATGCGAGAAACGAAAATAGAGTAAATCGCAAACCCATACCTCAAGAGGTAGAATGCGTTGTAATGCTAACTAGTTTTTTAAATCATAACACGATGAAAAAGATAAAAACTCAAGCCAAAAAACGCAATATCAAGCTAGTTTGCGCTAAAAGAAGCGTGAGTTGTGTATATTGCGAATATTGTAAAGTTTTTGGCTTAGATCGTGAATTTAAATGTGAAAGGTAAATATGACAGCAGTAATTTTTGGTAGTTCAATGGGAAACGCAGAAGAAGCAGCGAATAAAATCGCAGCAAATTTAGGTATCGATACAGTTTTGAATATATCTGAGACTTCAGCAGATGAGATTAATGAATTTGATAAATTAATAATCGGCTCATCAACTTGGGGTAGCGGTGATTTACAAGATGATATGGATGCTTTTGACTTTTCTGAGCTAAATTTAAGTGGCAAAACAGTTGCTCTATTTGGCGTTGGTGATAGCTCTAGCTATGATGATACATATTGCGATGCTTTGGGTATTTTGTTTGAAAAATGCACAGAATTAGGCGCAAATATCGTAGGTGCCACAGAGGCTCCAAAATATGATTTTACAGAGTCAAGAGCAGCTAGAGATGGCGGATTTGTGGGCTTAGCACTTGATTTTGACAACCATGGTGATGAAGTAGATTCTAGAATTTCAAATTGGTGCGACCAAATCAGAGCAAATTTCAGCTAATTTTTGATACAATTACGCAAAAATTATAAAGGAAAGAATATGCCATTACTTGATAGTTTTTGCGTAGATCATACTATTATGAACGCCCCAGGCGTTAGACTTGCTAAGGTGATGAAAACCCCAAAAGGCGATGATATTAGTGTTTTTGATTTAAGATTTTGTAAGCCAAATGTAGATATCTTGCCAGAGCGTGGAATTCACACACTAGAGCATCTTTTTGCGGGTTTTATGAGAGATCATCTAAATTCAAATAGTGTTGAAATCATAGATATATCGCCGATGGGTTGTAGGACGGGATTTTATATGAGTCTCATCGGAACGCCTAAAATAGATGATGTTATCGAGGCTTGGCGACTATCTATGCATGATATCCTATCTGTAAAAAGTCAAAGCGATATCCCAGAATTAAACAAATTTCAATGTGGAACATACAAAATGCACTCTCTAGATGAAGCCAAAGAGATAGCGCAAAATATCTTAAATTCAGGCATTAGCCGCATCGATAATGAAGCTATAAAATTAGATCTTAATAAAATTAAGTAATCTCTAATTTCACATTCATCTCCTTTTAGATATGGCATTTAAACGCAGATGAAGCTTAAATACAAAATCAAACTTAAAAGGAGTAAAAATGAAATTAAAAGATTTGTTGCCATTTTTGGCTGAAAATCAAAACGAGTTTAAAGTCCATTGTGCTATTGGCGGGCAAGGTAGAGATGCGCAATTGCCATTAAATGAATTTTTAGTGGGAAATTTAGTGATTACCAAAACCACCAAACTCAAAAGAACTTTGGTCGCAAATATATACTTTCATTATGCTATTTAAATAAAGATGAGTGGCTATTTGTAGGTATATATGAAAGTTTAGGTGTAGTTGGCACAGTAAAAGAAGCAGATAGAGAGCTTTATAAATATAACACAAGGCTAACCGATATCGGCGCTGAATTTATAGGCAAACTTGTAGTTGGCTTCAAAAAAGATTTCCGCCAAAGCTATCCAAATCTCGAAACTTGCCTAGATAATTTAGAGGTTTTAGAGCTCAAAAGAGAGGTGATAAAAGCAGAATTCTCAGGCTATGATAATGTAAATGTAAGTTGGAGAGAGCTTGAAAGCCTTATAGAAACACCTGCATGGAAAACAGCCTTAGAAAATCAAAAAGCTGTGTACCTAATAGTAGATACAAAAACTGGAAAAAAATATGTTGGCTCAGCGTATGGTGATAATATGTTGCTTGGGCGTTGGCGTAACTATATAGCAAATAGGCATGGCGGAAATAAGCTTTTAAAGCCATTAGATTTTGAGTATATAAAAGAAAACTTTAAATATTCAATTTTAGAGATTTTTAAATCTAGCATAGATGATGAAATAATAATAAATAGAGAAAGCTTTTGGAAAGAAGTTTTATTAACTCGCACAGACTTCGGCTATAACGGCAATTAACTGCTCTTAAGCTAGAATTTAAAATTATTTTAATTCTAGCCCCCCCCCATTTTCATACCAAAAACCTAAAATCAATCCAAAAATCCAAATTTCTTTGATATTTCAAATTTATAAAACCACAAAAATTTTAATAAAATTTATAACTCACAAATGAAATTCAAATTTATATTAACCCCAAAATCATTTTTATTAAAGCTCGAAGAGTTTTGATAAAAATGGTATAAATCTGCGCCCAGCACAGCAACTTTAAAAGGCTTTTCTAGGGGGTTGGGGGTTGTTAAGGAAGGAAGCCAAGGTTGTTGCTATCTTTCGTAGCGTCGCAAACGATGATTTACACCGTTTTTGCTATCACGCTACTCATCTGCCAAAAAGCGCACCTTTCCTACTTAAAAAAAAGAAATATTTTTAATATTTTAAATTCGCTAAACAGAAAAATAAATTTCTTTAAAATTTCAAATTTCTTAAAAAATAAATTTATTTGATACTTCATACCTATAAATCAAAAAAAATCTTATCAAAAAATAAATTTACTGAATATCAGTAAATTTATTAAAATACATATCTTAGAAGTCGCTACAGACAAAAAATCTAAAAATAAAGTTTTAATTTTATAGTAAGATTAGAATTTATTTGTGCAAAAGCTCCAAAAATTCATTAAAAGAATTTGCTATAAACTCTACACTAGCTGTTTCATGCAACCACAATACTATCTTATTATCTTGCAGGCAGATAAAATTACCAAACTCATCAATTGCGATAGGGAAACAATTTTTGTTTTCTTCTCCAATAATATTAGCAAAAGTGAAAATATTTTCTTTGTCTTCTTTATTGTAAGAAAGAAGTTTTTTTATTGTTCTATTCTTTGTTTTTTGTGTATCAAAAATATTATAACTAGGACGACCATTATTATAGCTTAAGATGCACTGCTTCAAATCTTCTGGCAATTTGATATTATATTGTTTTTCAACTTCCAAAATTCTATCAATAGTCGTATTTTTTACATATTTCCATTCCATTTTATCTCCTTTTATCTATTTTCAGAACCACCACCCCAAATAACTTTACCGCCGGTGTGTCCTGTTTTGGCATGTATTTCAGAATCCACTAACTGCATTTTACCTTTTTCTTCATTATGATGCCAAGTGTAGCCATCAGGTGTATCCCCATTTTTGACCTGCTCAAGCTGTTCATCAGTAAACTTACTGGCTAATTCTGGAACATTTTCTATAGCTTCTTGCAACTGCTTATTACACTCTTTAAATTGCTCGCTATCGCTAGCTTGTTCTAACTCATCAGGCAATTGAGCATCAAATACAGATTTAAATTCAGGGAAAACACCTTTTATTTCATTGCCATTTTCATCAGTAACTGTTTTTTCCTTAAAGGGTACACCAGTTTGAGGATGTTCTTGCCCAGCCAAATCTTCATTGCGACATTTTATACAGTTTTTTTCATTCGACTCCAACATTTTATCCGGATTAAAACTCTTTTTGTTACCTGTTTCATTAAAGTTTTTTGTTAATTCCTTATTTGAGTCTAATATTTTATCAGGATTAAAAGAGCTAGGGGTCTCAATGGTTTTAAGAGCAGCTTTGGCTATTTCCACCATCATATTCTACCTCCATCAAAACTCCATTTTTCAAGCTGAGATACTTCGC is a genomic window of Campylobacter devanensis containing:
- the luxS gene encoding S-ribosylhomocysteine lyase; this encodes MPLLDSFCVDHTIMNAPGVRLAKVMKTPKGDDISVFDLRFCKPNVDILPERGIHTLEHLFAGFMRDHLNSNSVEIIDISPMGCRTGFYMSLIGTPKIDDVIEAWRLSMHDILSVKSQSDIPELNKFQCGTYKMHSLDEAKEIAQNILNSGISRIDNEAIKLDLNKIK
- a CDS encoding GIY-YIG nuclease family protein — its product is MIKAEFSGYDNVNVSWRELESLIETPAWKTALENQKAVYLIVDTKTGKKYVGSAYGDNMLLGRWRNYIANRHGGNKLLKPLDFEYIKENFKYSILEIFKSSIDDEIIINRESFWKEVLLTRTDFGYNGN
- a CDS encoding SMI1/KNR4 family protein, whose translation is MEWKYVKNTTIDRILEVEKQYNIKLPEDLKQCILSYNNGRPSYNIFDTQKTKNRTIKKLLSYNKEDKENIFTFANIIGEENKNCFPIAIDEFGNFICLQDNKIVLWLHETASVEFIANSFNEFLELLHK
- a CDS encoding HNH endonuclease produces the protein MMVEIAKAALKTIETPSSFNPDKILDSNKELTKNFNETGNKKSFNPDKMLESNEKNCIKCRNEDLAGQEHPQTGVPFKEKTVTDENGNEIKGVFPEFKSVFDAQLPDELEQASDSEQFKECNKQLQEAIENVPELASKFTDEQLEQVKNGDTPDGYTWHHNEEKGKMQLVDSEIHAKTGHTGGKVIWGGGSENR